A genomic window from Candidatus Omnitrophota bacterium includes:
- the argF gene encoding ornithine carbamoyltransferase, giving the protein MKVKDLITIKDLSISDIEEIFALAAKLKGEGRISKDEPLNGKTLGLIFQKPSLRTKVSFAAAMAQLGGTAIYLAPEEVKLGEREEIKDVARTMARYLDGIVARTFKHDDIVELAEYSSVPVINGLSDFSHPCQALADLFTVKEKKGKVKGVKIAFVGDGNNVCNSLLMTAARVGADIAVATPKGYEPDKEVVKIAEDFAGVTGSKVVICTDPEKAVAGADVVYTDVWTSMGQEKERAKRLKAFKGFQINEKLCSKAKKDYIIMHCLPAHRGEEISDESLESPHSVVFDQAENRLHVEKAILLLLLK; this is encoded by the coding sequence TTGAAGGTTAAAGACCTGATAACGATAAAAGACCTTTCGATCTCGGATATCGAGGAGATATTCGCCCTGGCCGCGAAGCTAAAGGGTGAGGGAAGGATATCTAAAGACGAGCCGTTGAATGGGAAGACCCTGGGGTTGATATTCCAGAAGCCCTCTTTAAGGACGAAGGTGTCTTTCGCGGCCGCGATGGCGCAGTTAGGCGGCACGGCGATATACCTGGCGCCGGAGGAAGTAAAGCTCGGCGAAAGGGAAGAGATAAAGGATGTCGCGCGGACGATGGCGAGGTATCTCGACGGGATAGTCGCCAGGACGTTCAAGCACGATGACATCGTGGAACTGGCGGAGTATTCGTCGGTCCCGGTCATAAACGGGTTATCGGATTTCTCGCACCCGTGCCAGGCGCTGGCAGACCTTTTTACGGTCAAAGAGAAGAAGGGCAAGGTAAAAGGCGTCAAGATCGCGTTTGTGGGCGACGGCAATAACGTCTGCAACTCGCTTCTCATGACCGCGGCCCGGGTAGGGGCGGATATCGCCGTGGCTACACCCAAGGGTTACGAGCCGGATAAAGAGGTCGTGAAGATAGCCGAGGATTTCGCCGGAGTCACTGGCTCGAAGGTCGTTATCTGCACCGACCCGGAGAAGGCGGTTGCCGGAGCGGACGTCGTGTATACGGACGTCTGGACGAGTATGGGACAGGAGAAGGAAAGGGCGAAAAGGTTAAAGGCATTTAAGGGTTTCCAGATAAATGAGAAGCTTTGTTCGAAGGCTAAAAAAGATTATATTATCATGCACTGTCTGCCCGCGCACAGGGGCGAGGAGATCTCTGACGAGTCTCTGGAGAGCCCGCATTCGGTTGTATTTGATCAGGCGGAGAATAGACTGCATGTCGAAAAGGCGATATTACTTTTACTTTTAAAGTGA
- a CDS encoding argininosuccinate synthase produces MNKKVVLAYSGGLDTSVIIKWLSKKGYDVIAYMADVGQESDFEVYKKRALATGAVKVVVEDLKKEFVKDFVFKSLKAGAVYEGGYLLATALSRPIIAKGLVETAHKEKAAYVAHGCTGKGNDQVRFEVTIGSLDPELKILAPVREWELKTRAEEIEYAKKNNIPIDTTKKKPYSIDLNLWGISIESGKLEDPYYAPDEDIYQLTKGVDKAAAEPVYAEIEFKEGVPVKFNGKAMDGVSLILKLSKIAGDAGVGRSDMIENRLVGIKSREIYEAPAAWTLFNAHKALEALVLDRETLHFKEVVALKYAELTYFGLWYTPLKEALDKFVDDTQKSVNGTVKVKLHKGHCIVVGRKSPDSLYKKELATYEQGDKFDQSLAKGFVQIWGLPYKGSHKK; encoded by the coding sequence ATGAACAAGAAAGTAGTGCTTGCGTATTCAGGCGGACTCGATACTTCGGTCATAATAAAGTGGCTGTCGAAGAAGGGTTACGACGTCATCGCTTATATGGCTGACGTAGGCCAGGAGTCTGACTTTGAGGTCTATAAGAAGAGGGCATTGGCTACCGGCGCCGTAAAGGTCGTTGTCGAGGACCTAAAGAAGGAGTTCGTGAAGGACTTCGTATTCAAGTCGCTTAAAGCCGGGGCGGTATACGAAGGCGGATACCTGCTTGCGACAGCGCTGTCGAGGCCGATAATCGCCAAGGGGCTCGTAGAGACGGCCCATAAAGAGAAGGCCGCATATGTCGCGCACGGCTGCACGGGTAAAGGTAACGACCAGGTAAGGTTTGAAGTCACTATCGGATCGCTTGATCCGGAACTGAAAATACTGGCGCCTGTCAGGGAGTGGGAGCTTAAGACAAGGGCCGAAGAGATAGAATATGCAAAGAAGAATAATATTCCCATTGATACGACAAAGAAAAAGCCGTACTCGATTGATCTTAATCTATGGGGAATATCGATTGAAAGTGGGAAGCTGGAAGATCCTTATTACGCGCCTGACGAAGATATATATCAACTTACAAAGGGAGTAGATAAGGCTGCGGCGGAGCCTGTCTACGCGGAGATAGAGTTCAAGGAAGGCGTGCCGGTAAAATTTAACGGCAAGGCGATGGACGGAGTGAGCCTGATATTGAAACTGTCGAAGATAGCCGGCGACGCAGGCGTAGGCAGGAGCGATATGATCGAGAACAGGCTCGTCGGCATAAAGTCCAGGGAGATATACGAGGCGCCGGCCGCGTGGACGCTTTTTAACGCGCATAAGGCGCTCGAAGCCCTTGTCCTTGACAGGGAGACGCTCCATTTCAAGGAGGTTGTCGCGCTCAAATACGCGGAGCTTACTTATTTCGGGCTCTGGTATACGCCGCTCAAGGAAGCGCTCGACAAATTCGTCGACGATACGCAGAAATCCGTCAACGGCACGGTAAAGGTGAAACTGCATAAAGGCCATTGCATCGTCGTAGGCAGGAAATCGCCGGATTCGCTTTACAAGAAAGAATTGGCGACGTATGAGCAAGGCGATAAGTTCGACCAGTCGCTGGCGAAGGGTTTCGTCCAGATTTGGGGATTGCCTTATAAAGGATCGCATAAAAAATGA
- the argH gene encoding argininosuccinate lyase, with translation MKNKLWGGRFKKSQDPEFEDFSCSMYFDYRLAEYDVLGSIAHAKMLGKCGIIPKKDAAAIVKGLTAISKEIDAGRFVYDFTAEDIHTNIQNALEKKIGKPALKLHTARSRNDQVALDTRMYCKDKAQELYGLVSSLQESLLGFAKKNKDVIVPGLTHTQHAQPVLLSDHIEAYVWMLARDKRKLHYAYHAADFMPLGACALAGTSLKIDRKYVAKELGFAALCENTMDAVSDRDFVVEMLEAISLVSMHLSRLASDLILWATPEFGFVEIDQQFCTGSSIMPQKVNPDFLELVRGMAGRIYGNLFSVLTMMKGLPLTYNRDMQWDKQPLFDSVEKISKVLSIYAKMVKGVKVNKANIGRALLDESLYATDLAEYLVAKGLDSRQAHSTIGKLVTATLEKKERISGLTLKELKKFSDKFEKDVFKLLDPKVSVASRKKGR, from the coding sequence ATGAAAAATAAACTTTGGGGCGGAAGGTTCAAGAAGTCGCAGGACCCTGAGTTCGAGGATTTTTCGTGCAGCATGTATTTTGACTACAGGCTGGCAGAGTACGACGTCCTCGGCTCTATCGCCCACGCGAAGATGCTCGGGAAATGCGGGATAATCCCGAAGAAGGACGCCGCCGCAATAGTAAAAGGGCTTACCGCGATATCTAAAGAGATCGATGCGGGCAGGTTCGTATACGACTTTACGGCCGAGGATATCCATACGAATATCCAGAATGCACTGGAGAAGAAGATAGGCAAGCCTGCGCTCAAGCTCCATACCGCGCGGTCGAGGAACGACCAGGTCGCGTTGGATACGAGGATGTATTGCAAGGATAAGGCCCAGGAATTATACGGCTTGGTTTCGAGTTTGCAGGAATCCTTGCTCGGTTTCGCGAAGAAGAACAAGGACGTGATAGTGCCTGGTTTGACTCATACCCAGCACGCGCAGCCGGTGCTTTTGTCCGATCACATTGAGGCATATGTATGGATGCTGGCGAGGGACAAGAGGAAGCTCCATTACGCCTATCACGCGGCGGACTTCATGCCGCTTGGCGCATGCGCGTTGGCCGGGACTTCGCTTAAGATCGACAGGAAATATGTCGCCAAAGAGCTGGGGTTCGCGGCGCTCTGCGAAAACACGATGGACGCGGTGTCTGACAGGGATTTTGTCGTCGAAATGCTTGAGGCCATATCGCTGGTATCGATGCACCTCTCTAGGCTCGCTTCAGACCTCATACTCTGGGCTACGCCTGAGTTCGGGTTCGTCGAGATAGACCAGCAGTTCTGCACCGGCTCGAGCATAATGCCGCAGAAAGTCAACCCGGATTTCCTCGAGTTGGTAAGGGGCATGGCCGGCAGGATATACGGGAACTTATTCTCGGTCCTGACGATGATGAAGGGCCTGCCGCTAACGTATAACAGGGATATGCAGTGGGACAAGCAGCCGCTCTTCGATTCGGTCGAGAAGATATCTAAGGTGTTATCGATATATGCCAAGATGGTGAAAGGCGTAAAAGTAAATAAGGCGAATATCGGCAGGGCGCTTTTGGACGAGTCGCTTTACGCGACAGATTTGGCCGAGTACCTGGTCGCTAAGGGACTGGACTCGAGGCAGGCGCATTCGACGATCGGAAAATTAGTGACGGCGACGCTCGAGAAGAAGGAGAGGATATCGGGTCTCACCCTTAAAGAACTTAAGAAGTTTTCGGATAAGTTCGAAAAGGACGTGTTTAAATTACTGGATCCGAAGGTTTCGGTCGCATCAAGGAAAAAAGGAAGATAA
- the lysA gene encoding diaminopimelate decarboxylase, whose translation MHEFKYKGDELFCEEVGIGGIAAAVGTPFYLYSHKTLIDHYRKLRDAFSELNPLICFSMKANSNLAVVMALVKAGAGLDVVSGGELYKALKVGCESKKIVYASVGKTEREIEDAIRSGILFFNIESLPELAQINKTAKRLGRTVDCTLRANPDIDPHTHKFITTGKAENKFGLDFATVEETFLKAPKYPNVRLRGIHIHIGSQITEAEPFRKAINKTGTLIGNIRRKGARVDWLNIGGGLGIIYNKEKPQTAARFAKSVVPLIRRINVRLILEPGRFIAGNSGILVAKVTYVKKTRSKNFIISDAAMNDLIRPSLYDAYHEIVPVIRRPARRKILADVVGPICESGDVLARDRRLPEFQPGELIAVMGAGAYGFTMSSNYNSRPRVAEVMVLRGRFYVVREREKYEDLVKGENIPKELK comes from the coding sequence ATGCACGAATTCAAATATAAGGGCGATGAGCTCTTTTGTGAAGAAGTGGGGATAGGCGGTATAGCGGCCGCCGTAGGGACGCCTTTCTATCTCTACAGCCACAAGACGCTCATAGACCATTACAGGAAACTGCGCGACGCTTTCTCGGAGCTCAATCCGCTCATCTGCTTCTCGATGAAAGCGAACTCGAACCTCGCTGTCGTCATGGCGCTTGTAAAAGCCGGCGCAGGGCTCGATGTCGTATCCGGAGGCGAACTGTACAAAGCCCTGAAAGTCGGATGCGAATCGAAGAAGATCGTCTACGCGAGCGTCGGCAAGACCGAACGCGAGATAGAGGACGCGATCAGGTCGGGCATATTATTCTTTAATATCGAATCTCTGCCTGAATTGGCGCAGATAAACAAGACTGCCAAGAGGCTCGGCAGGACGGTGGACTGCACCCTGCGCGCCAACCCGGATATCGACCCGCATACGCACAAATTCATCACGACGGGGAAAGCCGAGAACAAGTTCGGCCTGGATTTCGCGACCGTCGAGGAGACGTTCCTGAAGGCCCCGAAATACCCGAACGTCCGGCTGCGCGGGATACACATACACATCGGCTCGCAGATAACCGAGGCCGAGCCGTTCCGCAAGGCGATAAACAAGACCGGCACTTTGATCGGGAATATCAGGAGGAAAGGCGCGAGGGTCGACTGGCTTAATATAGGAGGCGGCCTCGGGATAATCTACAACAAGGAAAAGCCGCAGACGGCCGCGCGTTTCGCGAAATCCGTGGTACCGCTTATCCGCAGGATAAACGTCCGGCTCATACTCGAGCCGGGCAGGTTTATAGCCGGCAACAGCGGCATACTGGTCGCGAAAGTTACGTATGTCAAGAAGACCCGCTCGAAGAATTTCATCATATCCGACGCGGCGATGAACGACCTTATCCGCCCGTCGCTCTATGACGCCTATCATGAGATCGTCCCGGTGATAAGGCGGCCTGCGCGCAGGAAGATACTGGCAGATGTTGTAGGCCCCATCTGCGAAAGCGGGGATGTCCTCGCGAGGGACAGGAGGTTGCCCGAGTTCCAGCCCGGCGAATTGATAGCCGTGATGGGGGCGGGCGCTTACGGGTTTACCATGTCCAGCAATTACAACTCGAGGCCGCGCGTCGCCGAGGTAATGGTCTTGCGCGGCAGGTTCTACGTGGTGCGAGAGAGAGAAAAATACGAAGACCTCGTAAAAGGCGAGAATATCCCCAAAGAACTTAAGTGA
- the dapF gene encoding diaminopimelate epimerase, translating into MKNIAFVKMVASGNDFVVIDNRKAVIPGAKLYSFAREICDRNYGVGGDGLIAIERSKKADFRMRIINSDGSEAEMCGNGARCAALFAVDNKIAGKRMDFETLAGLIEAEVKGAIVKLKMSDPSGLKLDINLALSDGGYNVNFVNTGVPHAVIFVDHLEGHNVKTTGKEVRYHDAFAPRGTNVDFVEVGGRNGPIKVRTYERGVEGETLACGTGVTASAIISAAVKNFKSPVTCLTKGGDSLKIYFKRSGDDFTDVYLEGGAREVFLGKYLYK; encoded by the coding sequence ATGAAAAATATAGCATTCGTCAAGATGGTCGCCAGCGGCAACGACTTTGTCGTCATCGATAACCGCAAGGCGGTCATACCCGGCGCGAAACTGTATTCCTTCGCCAGGGAGATCTGCGACAGGAATTACGGCGTCGGAGGCGACGGGCTTATCGCTATCGAGCGCTCGAAAAAGGCCGATTTCAGGATGCGCATAATAAATTCCGACGGCAGCGAGGCCGAGATGTGCGGGAACGGCGCGCGCTGCGCGGCGTTATTCGCTGTTGATAACAAGATAGCGGGAAAGAGGATGGATTTCGAGACCCTCGCCGGATTGATCGAGGCCGAGGTCAAGGGCGCGATAGTAAAACTGAAGATGTCGGATCCCAGCGGCCTGAAACTCGATATCAACCTCGCTTTAAGCGACGGCGGGTATAACGTGAATTTTGTGAACACCGGGGTGCCGCACGCTGTAATCTTTGTGGACCATCTTGAGGGCCATAACGTAAAGACAACAGGCAAGGAAGTCCGTTACCACGACGCTTTTGCGCCGCGAGGCACGAACGTAGATTTTGTTGAAGTCGGTGGAAGAAACGGTCCTATTAAAGTGCGTACATACGAGCGCGGCGTTGAGGGTGAGACGCTCGCCTGCGGGACGGGTGTAACGGCCTCCGCGATCATATCGGCGGCTGTGAAGAATTTCAAGAGCCCGGTCACCTGCCTTACAAAAGGCGGGGACAGTCTTAAAATATATTTCAAGAGGAGCGGTGATGATTTTACCGACGTCTATTTGGAAGGCGGCGCACGGGAAGTATTTTTAGGCAAGTATCTTTACAAATAA
- the dapA gene encoding 4-hydroxy-tetrahydrodipicolinate synthase, producing MFEGSIVALVTPFKNGKVDEAKLRELVEFHIKNGTSGIVPCGTTGESATLTHEEHNRVIEVVIEAAKKRITIIAGTGSNCTAEAIELTKYAEKAGADAALLLSPYYNKPTQRGLYMHYKAVADSVKIPIIPYNIQSRTAVNIEPETFQKLAQIKNIVGVKESSGNLEQISKIRYLCGPNFAIISGDDALTLPILAIGGVGVISVVANIVPRDVADLVAAFKKGDIKKAQELHYKLLPLVKAMFIETNPIPVKTAMELMGMIEPELRLPLCHMSEENLAKLAEALKKYGL from the coding sequence ATGTTCGAAGGTTCGATAGTCGCGCTTGTGACGCCGTTCAAGAACGGAAAAGTTGACGAAGCAAAATTACGCGAACTGGTAGAGTTCCATATAAAGAACGGGACCTCGGGCATAGTGCCGTGCGGGACGACAGGCGAGTCCGCGACGCTGACGCACGAGGAGCACAACCGCGTGATAGAGGTAGTGATCGAAGCGGCGAAGAAGAGGATCACTATAATCGCGGGAACGGGATCGAATTGCACGGCTGAGGCGATCGAGCTGACGAAGTATGCCGAAAAGGCAGGCGCGGACGCAGCGCTGTTATTGTCGCCTTATTACAACAAGCCGACACAGCGCGGGCTCTATATGCATTACAAGGCAGTCGCGGATTCGGTCAAGATACCGATCATCCCTTACAACATCCAATCGCGCACCGCGGTAAATATCGAGCCGGAGACATTCCAGAAACTCGCGCAGATAAAGAATATAGTGGGTGTGAAGGAATCGAGCGGGAACCTCGAGCAGATCTCGAAGATACGTTACCTCTGCGGGCCTAACTTCGCGATAATCTCAGGAGATGACGCGCTTACGCTGCCTATCCTCGCGATAGGAGGCGTCGGCGTGATATCGGTGGTCGCGAATATAGTCCCGCGCGATGTAGCCGACCTGGTCGCCGCGTTCAAGAAGGGTGATATAAAAAAGGCTCAGGAACTACATTATAAGTTGTTGCCGCTCGTGAAAGCCATGTTCATCGAGACGAACCCGATACCGGTAAAGACGGCTATGGAGCTGATGGGAATGATAGAGCCGGAACTCCGCCTGCCGCTGTGCCATATGTCGGAAGAGAACTTAGCGAAGCTCGCCGAAGCGCTGAAGAAATACGGCTTGTAA
- the dapB gene encoding 4-hydroxy-tetrahydrodipicolinate reductase: MIKVAVCGYAGKMGARIAGLAPKESGMRVILGLEVKGHPSVGSKFAYGEVSDRLDDIKAADVLMDFTVPEATMEHLAAAVKYKKAFVIGTTGFTEEQVKKIKEASKKIPVILSPNMSMGVNLLFRLVKEAAGKLSKDYGVTIIEAHHIHKKDAPSGTAKKLAQIVKEASKREVSDIKSIREGEIVGDHKVTFESPYDIIELSHSAKTRDILAKGALAAAKFIAGKKPGLYDMQDVLGDMK; encoded by the coding sequence ATGATAAAAGTCGCTGTTTGCGGTTACGCTGGAAAGATGGGCGCAAGGATCGCCGGACTAGCCCCCAAAGAGAGCGGGATGAGGGTCATCCTCGGGCTTGAGGTGAAGGGACACCCGTCTGTCGGCTCGAAATTCGCTTACGGCGAGGTCTCGGACCGGCTCGATGACATAAAGGCCGCGGACGTACTTATGGATTTTACCGTTCCCGAAGCGACGATGGAACATCTTGCCGCCGCCGTAAAATACAAAAAGGCATTTGTCATCGGCACTACGGGATTTACCGAGGAACAGGTAAAAAAGATCAAGGAAGCGTCGAAGAAAATACCCGTCATCCTCTCGCCTAATATGTCAATGGGCGTAAACCTGCTCTTCCGGCTGGTAAAAGAGGCCGCGGGGAAATTATCTAAGGATTATGGCGTGACAATAATCGAGGCGCACCACATACACAAGAAGGACGCGCCGTCAGGGACCGCGAAGAAACTCGCCCAAATAGTCAAGGAGGCCTCCAAGCGTGAGGTCTCGGACATAAAGTCCATACGCGAGGGCGAGATAGTGGGTGATCACAAGGTGACATTCGAAAGCCCTTATGACATCATTGAGCTTTCGCACAGCGCGAAGACGCGCGATATATTAGCGAAAGGCGCTTTGGCCGCCGCGAAATTCATCGCAGGCAAAAAGCCGGGATTATACGACATGCAGGATGTATTAGGAGACATGAAATGA
- a CDS encoding LL-diaminopimelate aminotransferase, producing MSDFEFSERLAKLPPYLFAEIDKAKRQAKAAGRDIVDLGIGDPDLPTPRHIINALHKASLEPDNHHYALDSGMPQLRQAIAKWYKKRFKVELDPDTEVLPLIGSKEGIAHMPLAFINPGDYVLVPDPCYPPYKNGTIFAGGVPYLMPLLAENDFLPDLGRIDTAVSNKAKMIFVNYPNNPTGAVADEEFYKKVLDFSHRNNILICSDAAYSEVCYDKYRPMSILQMVGAKDRAVEFHSLSKTYNMTGWRIGWACGNKKAIQGLAKVKSNIDSGIFQAVQLAGIAALEGPQEPVARANKTYKERRDALVNGLNSLGWKVPKPKASFYVWAKNLPGYNSSSLAKALLEKADIIVTPGNGFGRYGEGYIRMALTVSKDRIKTAVQRIKKFLK from the coding sequence ATGAGCGATTTTGAATTTTCTGAGAGGTTGGCAAAACTTCCCCCGTATCTTTTCGCGGAGATAGACAAGGCGAAGAGGCAGGCGAAGGCAGCAGGAAGGGACATAGTCGACTTGGGCATAGGCGACCCTGACCTCCCGACGCCAAGGCATATAATAAACGCCCTGCACAAAGCCTCACTGGAGCCGGACAATCATCATTACGCGCTGGATTCCGGGATGCCGCAGTTAAGACAGGCGATAGCGAAATGGTATAAGAAGAGGTTTAAGGTCGAACTCGACCCTGATACCGAAGTGCTGCCGCTTATCGGCTCGAAAGAGGGGATAGCGCATATGCCGCTCGCTTTCATAAATCCTGGCGACTACGTGCTTGTGCCGGACCCATGTTATCCGCCTTACAAGAACGGGACGATATTCGCGGGCGGCGTGCCTTACCTTATGCCGCTTTTGGCGGAGAATGATTTCCTGCCTGATCTGGGCAGGATAGATACGGCCGTGTCAAATAAGGCTAAGATGATATTCGTCAACTATCCGAATAACCCGACCGGCGCGGTCGCTGACGAAGAATTCTACAAGAAAGTCCTCGATTTCTCGCACAGGAATAATATCCTCATCTGTTCAGACGCGGCGTATTCGGAGGTCTGTTACGACAAATACCGCCCGATGAGCATTCTCCAGATGGTCGGCGCCAAGGACAGGGCAGTCGAATTCCACTCGCTCTCGAAGACGTACAATATGACGGGCTGGAGGATAGGATGGGCTTGCGGGAACAAGAAAGCTATCCAGGGGCTCGCGAAGGTTAAATCGAACATCGATTCGGGGATATTCCAGGCGGTGCAACTGGCCGGGATCGCCGCGCTCGAAGGCCCGCAGGAACCGGTAGCGAGAGCCAATAAGACATACAAGGAACGCCGCGACGCGCTGGTGAACGGCCTGAATTCCCTGGGTTGGAAAGTTCCCAAGCCGAAGGCGTCGTTCTATGTCTGGGCAAAGAATCTTCCGGGTTATAACTCGTCCTCGCTGGCAAAGGCTTTGCTTGAGAAGGCCGATATCATCGTTACTCCCGGGAACGGGTTCGGCAGGTACGGCGAAGGTTATATAAGGATGGCCCTCACCGTTTCCAAGGACAGGATAAAGACCGCGGTCCAGAGGATAAAGAAATTCCTAAAGTAA
- the folK gene encoding 2-amino-4-hydroxy-6-hydroxymethyldihydropteridine diphosphokinase — protein sequence MALGSNLGDRRGNIGKAIEELRDSRMVEVVKVSKLYETDPVGGPPQDNFLDGAAEILTLLTPHELLALLKLTEKKVGRTPSKVKWGPREIDLDILLYGDIVMNEPDLVIPHPQLHLRRFMLEPLAEIAPDVASKFSQNEHENNPLDK from the coding sequence ATCGCGCTTGGCTCTAACCTGGGTGACAGGCGCGGGAATATAGGAAAAGCGATAGAAGAGCTCAGAGATTCAAGAATGGTTGAGGTGGTAAAGGTCTCAAAGCTCTACGAGACCGATCCTGTCGGCGGCCCGCCGCAGGATAATTTCCTCGACGGCGCCGCGGAGATCCTGACCCTTCTTACGCCTCACGAGTTGCTCGCGCTCCTTAAGCTGACGGAAAAGAAGGTAGGAAGGACGCCGTCAAAAGTAAAATGGGGCCCCAGGGAGATCGACCTGGATATTCTCCTGTACGGTGATATCGTAATGAATGAGCCGGACCTTGTGATACCCCACCCTCAGCTTCATTTGAGGCGTTTTATGTTAGAGCCGCTTGCAGAGATAGCTCCTGACGTGGCCTCGAAGTTCAGCCAAAATGAACATGAAAATAATCCGCTCGATAAATAA